The proteins below are encoded in one region of Candidatus Omnitrophota bacterium:
- a CDS encoding sodium:proton antiporter, which produces MAAYMMCLVLFSIGLYSVLRKRNIIKIIIGIGIMEYSVNLFFILAGYRKQGRAPIFASDQAVLNMVDPLPQAIVMTSIVIGLSVMLLLVVFAIRIYEKYGTFDITKINKLKG; this is translated from the coding sequence ATGGCGGCATATATGATGTGCCTGGTCCTTTTTTCAATAGGGCTGTATAGCGTCCTTAGAAAGAGGAATATCATAAAGATAATAATAGGTATAGGCATAATGGAGTATTCCGTGAACCTGTTCTTCATCCTTGCGGGATATCGTAAGCAGGGCCGCGCCCCTATATTCGCTTCCGATCAGGCCGTGCTTAATATGGTGGATCCCCTGCCGCAGGCAATCGTCATGACCTCGATAGTGATAGGGCTTTCGGTTATGCTTCTACTTGTAGTCTTTGCGATAAGGATATACGAAAAATACGGCACTTTCGATATAACGAAGATAAATAAGTTAAAGGGGTAG
- a CDS encoding MnhB domain-containing protein, with amino-acid sequence MNNSQTRGMTLIVKTVTRITLGFILLYGVYIALCGHVGPGGGFAGGVIVALSFVHVMLAFGKEVALKRLNANVLRLVVGLGALAFLFVVMTGFTKGCEIIIPLAETMIVGFGLFAIFIAMALLARADKNSE; translated from the coding sequence ATGAATAATAGTCAAACGCGCGGGATGACGCTCATAGTCAAGACGGTAACCCGGATAACTTTAGGGTTCATCCTGCTTTACGGCGTGTATATCGCGCTCTGCGGGCACGTCGGCCCGGGCGGAGGGTTTGCCGGAGGAGTCATCGTCGCGCTGTCTTTTGTCCATGTCATGCTCGCCTTCGGCAAAGAGGTGGCGCTGAAGAGACTGAACGCCAATGTATTGCGCCTCGTTGTGGGGCTGGGCGCGTTGGCATTTTTGTTCGTAGTGATGACCGGTTTTACGAAAGGCTGCGAGATCATCATACCGTTAGCGGAAACGATGATAGTGGGGTTCGGACTTTTTGCTATATTCATCGCCATGGCGCTTCTGGCCAGGGCAGATAAGAATTCGGAGTAA
- the mbhE gene encoding hydrogen gas-evolving membrane-bound hydrogenase subunit E: MIEIHLVLIFMIAAALIAVMVKDLLSSVVAVGAVGIGLSMAFLLLKAPDLAIMQLVVEILSLIILIRATIRKDLPFSTSGRWFFNTISTIAFIALFLTLAYVSMRGLPKFGSALMGVSKYYIEEGAAITKIDNVVASITLHFRAYDTLGEATIVFTAIIGVLAIARKIGRKNREVKDE, from the coding sequence ATGATAGAGATACATCTGGTCCTGATATTCATGATAGCCGCCGCTTTGATAGCGGTCATGGTGAAGGACCTGCTATCGAGCGTCGTTGCCGTCGGCGCCGTAGGGATAGGCCTTTCCATGGCTTTCCTGCTTTTAAAAGCCCCGGACCTGGCCATAATGCAGCTTGTGGTCGAGATACTGAGCCTGATAATATTGATACGCGCCACGATAAGGAAGGACCTGCCTTTCAGCACATCGGGCAGGTGGTTCTTCAACACGATATCCACGATAGCGTTTATCGCGCTATTCCTTACGCTTGCTTATGTTTCTATGCGCGGCCTGCCGAAGTTCGGTTCGGCGCTGATGGGCGTGTCAAAATATTATATAGAAGAAGGGGCCGCGATAACGAAGATAGATAACGTAGTCGCTTCTATAACGCTCCATTTCCGCGCGTACGATACGCTTGGCGAGGCGACGATCGTATTTACGGCCATTATCGGCGTCCTGGCGATCGCGCGGAAGATAGGGCGCAAGAACAGGGAAGTCAAAGATGAATAA
- a CDS encoding proton-conducting transporter membrane subunit: protein MLTENPLLLLICLPVAAGLFSLLLPDKMKGAIKAMAFLFTLACLALSVYVFIRKPLFWQSGQSTIFIADNLSSFIGMGVGLFGFLVALYSFGFIEKSLGRYFGYLMITLGSSFGVAFSNDLIALLVFWGVLAAMLYLMVNMQNTAGASAAAKKALIIIGGTDAAMMLGIGLIWAVTGTFSMDKIHLPLNSFTLYAAYFSIAIACFAKAGAMPFHSWLPDVAEAGPTPVTAYLPASLDKLLGIYMLAKASLHLFTMNFVSNSILALSGAATIIFAVVFALVQHDMKRLLGYHAVSQVGYMVLGIGTGSPIGIAGGLFHMLNHAVYKSCLFLSGGNVEKKAGTTDLDRLGGLARYMPVTFICFLVASLSISGIPPFNGFVSKWMIYQGIIESGTAKNPLWIVWLVAAMFGSALTVASFMKLLHAIFLGRPSKDFGYIKEAGFSMSFPVVILASVCFIFGAFAFLIPLPLLILPSLGLTIKYIGIWSPVAATILLLAGIIAGFAVYAVLKAGKFRKVGTFIGGEDVDRLDRVSGTEFYNTIKDIKIFGNAYKREEEKTLDLYTVSRKIVYFFTGIFQHLHNGILPTFMVWCLLGMIGMFLVLFLR from the coding sequence ATGTTGACGGAAAATCCGCTACTCCTTTTGATATGCTTGCCCGTTGCGGCGGGACTATTTTCCCTGCTGCTGCCGGATAAGATGAAGGGCGCTATCAAGGCGATGGCGTTCCTCTTTACGCTGGCCTGCCTGGCGCTATCCGTCTATGTATTCATAAGGAAACCATTATTCTGGCAGTCGGGGCAATCGACTATCTTTATAGCGGATAACCTGTCATCGTTCATAGGCATGGGCGTCGGGCTATTCGGCTTTCTTGTCGCGCTGTATTCATTCGGTTTCATAGAGAAGTCGTTAGGCAGGTATTTCGGATATCTGATGATCACGCTTGGCTCTTCGTTCGGCGTGGCATTCTCGAATGATCTCATCGCGCTCCTCGTATTCTGGGGCGTCCTGGCCGCTATGTTATATCTTATGGTGAATATGCAGAATACGGCAGGAGCTTCGGCGGCGGCAAAGAAGGCGCTTATAATAATAGGCGGGACCGACGCCGCTATGATGCTGGGCATCGGGCTCATATGGGCTGTTACCGGGACGTTCTCAATGGATAAGATACACCTGCCTCTTAACAGCTTTACGTTATATGCCGCGTATTTTTCCATTGCTATAGCGTGTTTCGCGAAGGCCGGCGCGATGCCGTTCCATTCGTGGCTGCCGGATGTCGCGGAAGCGGGACCCACGCCCGTTACAGCGTATCTTCCGGCGTCTTTAGATAAGCTTCTCGGTATCTATATGTTAGCGAAGGCGTCACTGCACCTATTTACCATGAATTTTGTATCTAATTCCATCCTCGCTTTATCCGGAGCCGCTACAATCATATTCGCGGTAGTCTTTGCCCTTGTCCAGCATGACATGAAACGGCTTTTAGGATATCATGCCGTGTCTCAGGTCGGTTACATGGTTCTGGGGATCGGGACAGGCAGCCCTATAGGCATAGCGGGCGGACTTTTCCATATGCTTAACCACGCCGTATATAAATCATGCCTCTTCCTCTCGGGCGGGAACGTAGAGAAAAAGGCAGGCACGACAGACCTGGACAGGTTAGGCGGCCTGGCAAGATATATGCCGGTAACTTTCATTTGCTTCCTTGTGGCGTCGCTTTCAATATCCGGCATCCCGCCGTTTAACGGATTTGTTTCGAAATGGATGATATATCAGGGAATAATCGAGTCGGGCACCGCGAAGAACCCTCTGTGGATCGTATGGCTTGTGGCGGCGATGTTCGGCAGCGCGCTTACCGTAGCGAGTTTTATGAAACTTCTCCACGCTATATTCCTCGGCAGGCCGTCCAAGGATTTCGGGTATATCAAAGAGGCCGGGTTCTCGATGTCGTTCCCGGTCGTGATCCTCGCTTCCGTCTGTTTCATATTCGGGGCGTTCGCATTTTTGATCCCGCTTCCTCTCCTCATATTGCCGTCCCTTGGACTTACAATAAAGTATATAGGGATATGGAGCCCGGTAGCGGCTACCATCCTCCTCCTGGCGGGTATAATAGCCGGATTTGCCGTATACGCGGTATTGAAAGCCGGAAAATTCCGCAAGGTCGGAACATTCATCGGAGGGGAAGATGTCGACAGGCTCGACAGAGTTTCCGGCACAGAGTTCTATAATACCATTAAAGATATAAAGATTTTCGGCAATGCCTATAAAAGAGAAGAAGAGAAGACACTCGACCTTTATACCGTTAGCCGTAAAATCGTCTATTTCTTTACGGGCATATTTCAACATTTGCATAACGGTATATTGCCGACGTTCATGGTCTGGTGCCTTCTCGGTATGATCGGGATGTTCCTTGTATTATTTTTGAGGTAG